One genomic window of Corythoichthys intestinalis isolate RoL2023-P3 chromosome 18, ASM3026506v1, whole genome shotgun sequence includes the following:
- the htr3a gene encoding 5-hydroxytryptamine receptor 3A gives MRPPSTWTTLALFFVIQETARPCTVKKLSSNAGRFSNATLVRLSEFLSAGYKKGVRPVKDWRTSTLVAIDLMVYSILNVDEKNQVLTTYVWYRQSWTDEFLVWNPEDFDEVKQVSLPTANVWVPDILINEFVDVGKSPDIPYVYVTHDGLVRNYKPIQVVTACTLNIYNFPFDVQKCSLTFQSWLHTIDDINITLMRSPEELREDKSVFMNQGEWELLHILSNYKIFSVDNDDYYAEMKFHVVIRRRPLFYTVNLLLPSIFLMVMDIVGFFLPPDSGERVSFKITLLLGYSVFLIIVSDTLPATAIGTPLIGVYFVVCMALLVISLTETVLIVRLVHKQDLQPPVPHWLRYLVLERLSWLLALGEKSVSTPDLSPFPLAQCTLHHTCEIGRQHQREAALLARIPPPSRDPSPPIVSDILQEVTAIRSFLEKRDRGNEVAKEWLQVGYVLDVLLFRVYLVAVVAYSITLCTLWSVWQVA, from the exons ATGAGACCGCCATCAACATGGACGACATTGGCTCTCTTCTTTGTTATTCAGGAGACAGCAAGACCTTGCACAG TGAAGAAACTGAGCAGCAACGCAGGCCGATTCTCCAATGCCACATTGGTGCGTCTTTCCGAGTTTTTGAGTGCGGGCTACAAGAAAGGGGTGCGACCGGTAAAAGACTGGCGGACGTCAACGCTGGTGGCCATCGACCTGATGGTTTACTCCATCCTCAATGTG gatgaGAAGAACCAAGTTTTGACAACGTATGTGTGGTACAGACAG TCATGGACAGATGAATTCCTTGTTTGGAATCCTGAAGACTTTGACGAGGTCAAACAAGTTTCTCTACCAACTGCCAACGTGTGGGTGCCGGACATCCTCATTAACGAGTT CGTCGatgtagggaagtctcctgacaTACCGTATGTCTACGTGACCCATGATGGGCTGGTGCGCAACTACAAACCAATCCAGGTGGTCACCGCCTGCACGCTCAACATCTACAACTTCCCTTTTGACGTCCAGAAATGCAGCCTGACCTTCCAGAGCTGGCTCCATACAA TTGATGACATCAACATCACATTGATGCGCAGTCCCGAGGAGCTGAGGGAGGACAAGAGCGTCTTCATGAACCAAGGAGAGTGGGAGCTGCTACACATTCTGTCCAACTACAAGATCTTCAGCGTGGACAATGATGACTACTATGCTGAAATGAAGTTTCAT GTGGTGATCCGTAGACGTCCATTATTCTACACGGTCAACTTGTTGCTGCCCAGCATCTTCTTAATGGTCATGGACATCGTGGGCTTCTTTTTACCACCTGACAGCGGCGAGAGAGTTTCCTTCAAGATCACCTTGCTGCTGGGATACTCAGTCTTCCTCATCATTGTGTCTGACACTCTGCCCGCCACCGCAATTGGAACACCACTAATTG GAGTCTATTTTGTCGTGTGCATGGCCCTACTGGTGATCAGCCTGACGGAAACGGTGCTGATCGTACGACTGGTCCACAAGCAGGATCTGCAGCCCCCCGTTCCTCATTGGTTGAGGTACCTTGTCTTGGAGAGA CTATCTTGGTTGT TGGCCCTCGGAGAAAAAAGTGTATCCACCCCTGATCTATCTCCATTCCCATTAGCCCAGTGTACCCTCCATCACACTTGCGAGATCGGTCGGCAGCACCAGAGGGAGGCGGCCCTGCTGGCACGGATCCCGCCCCCTTCCAGAGACCCGTCGCCGCCCATCGTGAGCGACATCTTGCAGGAGGTGACGGCAATCCGCAGCTTCCTAGAGAAGCGGGACCGTGGTAATGAAGtggccaaggagtggctgcaggTGGGCTACGTTTTGGATGTGCTACTCTTCAGGGTCTACTTGGTGGCCGTAGTGGCCTACAGCATCACGCTGTGCACACTTTGGTCTGTATGGCAGGTGGCCTGA